The DNA segment AGGGGAGCGGGTTTTCTTTGGCCAGCCAGGCGAAATCACCGGTTTCCCCCAAGGTTGAGGTCAGTTCGGTCAAAGCGCTTTCCGGTGTATATGTCGTGAAGGAATCCAGATGATCCATGGCCCGGAGAGTCTCCCAATCCGTGTGAACCTCTTCAGCGCTCAAGCCCATTTTCCAATACATCTGAAACTCTGCCTGACCGCGGGATTTCAATAATTCCAGATTCACATTGTGCAGCCCCAAAAGAATCAGGCCCGTCAACAAGGTAACCATGCCCACGGCCACGAGGGTCAGTAATTGAGCAACCGGATGCAGGGCGAAATCCGCGAGACCACGGCCGGTGAGTCGAACAAATTGGCCTATCACAGTGTCTCCTCGTCGTCCTCGTCATAATCAGCCGGGCCGAGGGAGGTTTCACTCAGCAGATCATCGCCCATGTCGTCAGGACAATCCTCATCCGTCGGGCTTTGGCCGAACACCGTGCCGTCGGCATTGCACCCGGAAACGATACGCCCGTCTTCGAGATGAAGGATTCGTGCTTCGGGAACACATTCAAGAACTTCACGGCTGTGGGTCGCCATGATGACCGATGTTCCGTAGGTATGGAACTGCTTGAAAATTTCCATCAGATGCATGGTCAGATCAAAATCGAGATTCCCGGTCGGTTCATCTGCAAGAATCAGTTCCGGATTGGCGACCATGGACCGGGCAATGGCCACACGCTGCTGCTCCCCACCGGAAAGCCGCTCGCAAATGGAGTAGCTTTTCGTCTCAAGCCCCATGGCCCGGATAATCGCCCGGACCCGTCGCTCAAGGTGCGTCCGTGCCATGCCGCGAACCTCAAGGGCCATGGCCACATTGTCGAACACGGTTTTCCTGGGAAGGATCTTGAAATCCTGAAAGACAACGCCGACCTTGCGTCGCAGGAGCGGGACATGCCGCTTTTTGATATTATTGAGATGGACTCCGGCAACCGTGGCCCGGCCGCGAGAAACAGGCAGGGCACCGTAAAGAAGGCGCAGCAAAGTTGTTTTGCCCGCGCCGGAATGTCCTGTCAAAAACAGGAACTCACCTTTGCCCAAAGTAAAGGAGATATCCTTGAGAGCCCAGTATGCGCCAAAGTTGTGGGACAGACGATCAACTTTTACCATCATGACAACGGTGTACCCGGCCTCGCCTTTTTTGTACAGGGGGTGCCTTTGCCGCACCAACTCGAACCAGGAAAAACTGATCGACCGATCAACAACCAAGCCTTGCGCCACACTGAAAATGACGGTACGAAATGATCAA comes from the Pseudodesulfovibrio piezophilus C1TLV30 genome and includes:
- the ftsE gene encoding cell division ATP-binding protein FtsE; the protein is MVKVDRLSHNFGAYWALKDISFTLGKGEFLFLTGHSGAGKTTLLRLLYGALPVSRGRATVAGVHLNNIKKRHVPLLRRKVGVVFQDFKILPRKTVFDNVAMALEVRGMARTHLERRVRAIIRAMGLETKSYSICERLSGGEQQRVAIARSMVANPELILADEPTGNLDFDLTMHLMEIFKQFHTYGTSVIMATHSREVLECVPEARILHLEDGRIVSGCNADGTVFGQSPTDEDCPDDMGDDLLSETSLGPADYDEDDEETL